A DNA window from Vigna angularis cultivar LongXiaoDou No.4 chromosome 1, ASM1680809v1, whole genome shotgun sequence contains the following coding sequences:
- the LOC108343398 gene encoding filament-like plant protein 7, whose product MNHKPWLWRKKSMEKTVFAGDKDVSPSRPIEEEVHKLPVTKESGSERSSISLNEKLATVLLDSHSGDDPSAKHDQKSQQEMREKIGKDKTKQEVKCAKDLDEKASSVTVSPADATLKEPLQPPSCVQEEKEKKLCGDIPKIAIEDKKIQKELEEKLRNTSKRIDDLTAENTHLSNALLTKEKSIGDLVKCKQEADAEFSTLMTRLDTTEKENSFLRYEFHVLEKELEIRKEETDYSRQYADASHKQYLECSQKVSKLEAECQKLRLMLQKRPPGSAGMVNMKNEVGMMRRRKSNSNRELINKNNDFGNSSDVSEKSLALMIRRLQDLDEENKALKRILTKKNSELESSRLMYAETASRLSQAEILLRKVSENQKCMELARCYPTSNELPLMSNCDIYSDDEAISSGSWANALISELEHLRTSEAKVRKSSKPTEVSDMSFMDDFVEMEKRAIVSIDTPKRRCFSDISGRELVPVEQDLLGFSERKKEIQLKYTTEKSFDWLQIVLNAILEEKNISKRGLHELFDDIKIALDCMNHPTACQPDTEAESRQHLSSNLRKSIHRIINLIEGIAPKPFMCSNCLDCLGENKHSDISQSSTPKDYFVHVFQWKVTDLNPLLHQLVHTCKDLLTGRADFENFTEEVAFALDWSVNNCATSTNAAIARDRIKKHFSSHLAQNENKIDDEDEQASQSASYAYQEDQCELFNTKNSQCDLLEDIRKLKDDLRNAKSAKKDLEEKLMSVTDESQNYAKQYHGAQNNIKNLESEIETLKDQIEKQKIINEDLDTQLTMGQVKLNDIFQKFSSLEVELEDKNNSCEELEATCLELQLQLESIAKKESPTYGRYEVEKIYQTGWEITTASSKLAECQETILNLGKQLKALASSSEVALFDKVVSTTSTVANPTQKKNLIKRSSLRNQMQAEDEAKGIIRKSFQTEETGREKDAQMPPLLQSETEKSLQSPNDLVHSPATSLTSEKNDRSKGTGSMAIVPGKKKVGFGLLRKLLSRRNKGRAKGTKLLAKA is encoded by the exons ATGAACCACAAGCCATGGCTTTGGAGGAAAAAATCTATGGAGAAAACAGTCTTTGCTGGGGACAAAGATGTCAGTCCTTCTAGACCCATCGAAGAAGAG gTACACAAACTCCCAGTAACTAAAGAATCTGGATCCGAAAGATCATCAATAAGTCTAAATGAGAAGTTGGCAACAGTCCTTCTTGATTCTCATTCTGGAGATGACCCTTCAGCAAAACATGACCAAAAGTCTCAACAGGAAATGAGAG AAAAAATAGGTAAGGACAAGACAAAACAGGAAGTAAAATGTGCTAAAGACTTGGATGAAAAAGCGTCTTCTGTGACTGTTTCTCCTGCAGATGCAACATTGAAGGAACCTTTGCAGCCACCAAGCTGTGttcaagaagaaaaagagaaaaagttgtgTGGTGACATTCCAAAGATAGCAATAGAAGATAAGAAGATTCAgaaagaattggaagagaagttGAGGAACACAAGTAAAAGGATAGATGACCTAACTGCCGAGAATACTCATCTTTCTAATGCCTTGCTAACCAAGGAAAAATCAATTGGGGACCTAGTAAAATGTAAGCAAGAAGCAGATGCTGAGTTTAGTACATTGATGACTAGATTAGACACCACAGAAAAGGAAAATTCTTTTCTAAGATATGAGTTTCACGTTCTGGAGAAGGAACTTGAGATCCGGAAAGAGGAGACTGACTATAGCCGTCAGTATGCAGATGCCTCTCATAAACAGTACCTTGAGTGTTCTCAGAAAGTGTCAAAGTTAGAAGCCGAGTGTCAAAAACTCCGTCTTATGCTACAAAAAAGACCACCTGGTTCTGCTGGTATGGTGAATATGAAGAATGAAGTTGGAATGATGAGAAGAAGAAAGTCCAATTCCAACAGGGAATTGATCAACAAAAACAATGATTTTGGAAACTCTTCTGATGTATCTGAGAAAAGTTTGGCCTTAATGATCAGACGCTTGCAAGATCTGGATGAGGAGAACAAGGCTCTCAAGAGAATTTTAACCAAGAAAAATTCTGAACTGGAATCTTCTAGGCTTATGTATGCTGAAACAGCTTCCAGATTATCGCAGGCTGAGATTCTACTTAGAAAGGTTTCTGAAAATCAGAAGTGTATGGAGCTAGCTAGGTGTTATCCCACATCAAATGAACTTCCTTTGATGTCGAATTGTGACATTTATAGTGATGATGAGGCTATCTCTTCTGGATCCTGGGCGAATGCTCTTATTTCAGAACTTGAACATTTAAGAACTTCAGAGGCTAAAGTTCGTAAGAGTAGTAAACCCACTGAAGTTTCAGACATGAGTTTCATGGATGACTTTGTTGAGATGGAAAAACGAGCTATAGTTTCTATTGATACACCTAAAAGAAGATGCTTCTCTGATATAAGTGGTAGGGAGCTAGTGCCTGTTGAACAAGATCTTCTGGGCTTCAGTGAGAGGAAAAAGGAGATACAATTGAAATATACAACTGAAAAATCATTTGACTGGCTTCAGATTGTTTTGAATGCAATCTTAGAGGAGAAAAACATATCAAAACGAGGTCTTCATGAACtgtttgatgacataaaaaTTGCTTTGGATTGCATGAATCACCCAACTGCTTGTCAACCTGACACAGAAGCAGAAAGCAGGCAACACTTAAGTTCTAATTTGAGAAAGTCAATCCACAGGATTATCAACCTCATTGAAGGTATTGCTCCCAAGCCATTTATGTGCAGCAATTGTTTAGATTGCTTGGGGGAGAATAAGCATTCAGACATATCCCAGTCATCAACACCCAAAGACTATTTTGTTCATGTTTTCCAATGGAAGGTAACAGACTTAAATCCTCTCCTGCACCAACTTGTTCACACCTGTAAGGATTTGTTAACAGGGAGAgctgattttgaaaatttcactGAGGAAGTAGCATTTGCTTTGGACTGGAGCGTTAATAACTGTGCCACCTCCACAAATGCTGCAATTGCAAGGGATAGGATCAAGAAGCATTTTAGCAGCCATTTAgcacaaaatgaaaataaaatagatgatgaagatgaacaGGCTTCTCAATCAGCCTCATATGCATATCAAGAAGATCAGTGTGAGCTCTTCAACACAAAGAATAGTCAGTGTGATCTCCTTGAAGATATTAGGAAGTTAAAAGATGATTTGAGGAATGCAAAATCTGCGAAGAAAGACTTGGAAGAAAAGCTGATGTCAGTAACAGATGAGAGTCAGAACTATGCAAAACAATATCACGGAGCACAGAATAACATCAAAAATTTAGAATCTGAAATAGAGACACTGAAAGATCAGATTGAGaaacaaaaaatcataaatgaagACCTTGATACACAGCTTACAATGGGTCAGGTTAAGTTAAATGACATTTtccaaaaattttcgtccttaGAAGTTGAATTAGAGGATAAAAATAACTCCTGTGAGGAATTGGAAGCGACGTGTCTAGAACTTCAACTCCAATTGGAGAG CATTGCAAAGAAGGAATCTCCAACATACGGCAGATACGAAGTAGAAAAGATATACCAAACT gGCTGGGAGATCACAACAGCTTCATCAAAGTTGGCAGAGTGTCAAGAAACCATCTTGAACCTCGGGAAACAACTCAAGGCACTTGCTTCATCTAGTGAAGTAGCACTTTTTGACAAAGTTGTCTCCACAACCAGTACTGTGGCCAATCCAACCCAGAAGAAGAACTTGATCAAACGATCCTCTCTACGCAATCAAATGCAAGCTGAGGATGAAGCTAAAGGAATTATCCGTAAGTCTTTCCAAACTGAAGAAACTGGCAGAGAAAAAGATGCGCAGATGCCACCTCTTCTTCAATCTGAAACCGAAAAATCTCTGCAAAGTCCTAATGACTTAGTTCATTCTCCAGCAACAAGCCTCACTTCAGAGAAAAATGATAGAAGCAAAGGCACAGGATCAATGGCAATTGTGCCAGGTAAAAAGAAAGTAGGCTTTGGTTTGCTGAGAAAGCTGCTGTCAAGAAGAAACAAAGGGAGGGCTAAGGGAACCAAGTTATTAGCCAAAGCATGA
- the LOC108341767 gene encoding uncharacterized protein At4g06744: protein MGTTTKTIFSSFLLCSLLLHLYFSEGVVAQEVVAKSESEALGEPEKRETLEIIIGGGGSPAPSPEAPCPPPPPKLNRLDRARRALLNFKNLIDDPNCYTQNWNDQTDTCDFNGIRCATYPTDKQRAVAGVDLNGARVTGQNGCALPLSSLLGQSQIPELTFFHVNSNGFAGSVPSDVINFPYFFELDLSNNKVKGQFPLDAIKSNQLVFLDLRFNELTGPIPFQLFQKDLDVIFINNNHFTQYLPQNFGSTPARYLTFANNNLTGPIPKSVGYAPNLTEVLFLGNQFDGCLPIEIGNLKKAVVFDVSKNSLTGPIPLSFGCLKSIQYLNLANNKFYGCVPDNLCQIPSLRNNGNLSLANNYFNELGPSCWSLIKSKVLDVSKNCIHGLPNQRSPTECYYFYKTKKTCPNPSSFYTVPCKSHWGKPSSETNVPTSAPVTYKALKPHRLRL, encoded by the coding sequence ATGGGAACAACAACCAaaaccattttctcctcctttttACTCTGCTCACTCCTGCTTCACCTTTACTTTTCAGAAGGAGTAGTAGCACAAGAGGTGGTGGCAAAATCAGAGAGCGAAGCATTAGGGGAACCAGAGAAAAGAGAAACACTAGAAATTATTATAGGTGGTGGAGGTTCCCCTGCTCCTTCCCCTGAAGCTCCATGTCCCCCTCCCCCACCCAAACTTAACCGTTTAGACAGAGCGCGTCGTGCGCTTCTCAACTTCAAAAACCTCATCGATGACCCAAACTGTTACACGCAAAATTGGAACGACCAAACTGATACGTGTGACTTCAACGGGATACGATGCGCCACATATCCAACGGACAAACAGAGAGCAGTTGCAGGAGTGGACTTAAACGGAGCAAGAGTGACGGGTCAAAACGGGTGCGCTTTGCCCCTCTCATCTCTCTTGGGCCAGAGCCAAATACCCGAGCTCACATTCTTCCACGTCAATTCCAACGGCTTCGCCGGCTCTGTCCCCAGCGATGTCATCAATTTCCCTTACTTCTTCGAGCTCGACCTCAGTAACAACAAAGTCAAAGGCCAGTTTCCCCTCGACGCCATTAAGTCAAACCAACTAGTTTTCCTCGACCTCCGCTTCAACGAACTCACCGGCCCGATTCCCTTCCAACTCTTCCAGAAGGATCTCGACGTCATCTTCATCAACAACAACCACTTCACACAGTACCTCCCCCAGAATTTCGGCTCCACGCCGGCCCGCTACCTCACTTTCGCCAACAACAACCTCACCGGCCCGATTCCCAAGAGCGTCGGTTACGCACCCAACCTCACCGAAGTTCTCTTCCTCGGGAACCAGTTCGACGGCTGCTTGCCCATTGAAATCGGAAACCTTAAAAAAGCTGTCGTCTTTGATGTGAGTAAGAATTCTCTCACCGGCCCAATCCCTCTCTCTTTCGGGTGCTTGAAGAGCATTCAGTATCTGAATTTGGCGAACAACAAATTCTACGGCTGTGTTCCCGACAACCTTTGTCAAATTCCTTCTCTCCGCAACAATGGGAATCTCTCCTTGGCCAACAATTACTTCAACGAGCTTGGCCCCTCCTGCTGGAGTTTGATCAAGTCCAAGGTTTTGGATGTCTCAAAGAATTGCATCCATGGGCTGCCAAACCAAAGATCACCCACCGAATGCTATTACTTTTACAAGACGAAGAAGACGTGTCCGAATCCGAGTTCTTTCTATACAGTGCCGTGTAAATCGCACTGGGGAAAACCCAGTTCCGAAACCAATGTTCCAACCTCTGCACCGGTGACTTACAAAGCTCTTAAACCGCATCGTTTGAGATTATGA
- the LOC128194155 gene encoding uncharacterized protein LOC128194155, whose translation MSGNASNSGEVNPSVSSSVSRSRSKNAPGNRSDIGWKYGFDVNGNGRKVKCNYCSKIVSGGIFRFKHHLAGTREDSEPCASVPDEIKNLMIKVVAEAKNASLKKRKINIGEDEEESENFEGGHKVFGFKGKEKVATTSKGGVQATINQMMKKGYKEEVDAQVAEFFYTSAIPFNVIRNPAFAKMCEMIGKYGVGYKPPSYHDIREKLLKQAVKKTNANLEEYKEEWKKTGCTIMSDADKVFKMLDDVVEFVGEENVVQVVTNNAANFKAAGELLMQKREKLYWTPCAAHYIDLIFEDFEKNLKVHELTIKKGRKITTYIYGRSMLISLLKKFTKGRDLIRPGVTRFATAYLTLACLHELKASLLTMFSFEEWKTSKFGTSQEGRKVAHVVLDSRFWKNVSICLKAAAPLMVVLRLVDSDVKPAMSFIYEEMDCAKEKIRSNFNNIKKSYEEVWRIIDARWDNQLHRPLHAAAYFLNPHFHYEPNFRSDDGGEVKEGLYFCMRRLIPDMAERRKINLQIVEFHNARGLFGMEDAKECRKELNPGEWWDMFGDGTPELKRFAIRILSLTCSSSGCERN comes from the exons ATGTCGGGAAACGCATCAAATTCAGGAGAAGTTAATCCAAGTGTATCTTCATCAGTTAGTAGAAGTAGAAGTAAAAATGCTCCAGGAAACCGATCTGATATTGGATGGAAATATGGATTTGATGTTAATGGTAatggaagaaaagtgaaatgcAACTATTGCTCAAAGATTGTAAGTGGAGGCATATTTAGATTTAAGCATCATCTTGCTGGAACTAGAGAAGATTCTGAGCCTTGTGCTTCTGTTCcggatgaaataaaaaatttgatgataaaagTAGTTGCAGAAGCTAAGAATGCttcattaaagaaaagaaagataaatatcGGTGAAGACGAGgaagaaagtgaaaattttGAAGGAGGACACAAGGTATTCGgttttaaaggaaaagaaaaagttgctACTACTAGTAAGGGGGGAGTTCAAGCAACTATAaatcaaatgatgaaaaaagGATACAAAGAAGAAGTTGATGCTCAAGTTGCTGAATTCTTTTACACCAGTGCCATTCCTTTCAATGTAATTAGAAATCCAGCATTTGCAAAGATGTGTGAAATGATTGGTAAGTATGGAGTTGGATACAAACCACCATCTTATCATGATATTAGAGAGAAGCTCTTGAAACAAGCTGTGAAGAAAACAAATGCAAATCTTGAGGAATATAAGGAGGAGTGGAAGAAAACTGGATGTACAATTATGTCTGATG CtgataaagttttcaaaatgttgGATGATGTTGTCGAGTTTGttggagaagaaaatgttgTTCAAGTTGTCACTAATAATGCTGCAAATTTCAAGGCAGCCGGAGAGTTGTTGATGCAAAAGAGGGAAAAATTGTATTGGACTCCATGTGCAGCACATTACATTGATTTGATATtcgaagattttgaaaaaaatttgaaggtCCATGAATTGACCAttaagaagggaagaaaaattaCAACTTACATTTATGGGAGATCAATGTTGATTTCCTTATTGAAAAAGTTTACTAAAGGTAGAGACCTTATAAGACCGGGTGTGACTAGATTTGCCACGGCTTATTTAACTCTTGCTTGTCTTCATGAATTGAAGGCATCGTTGTTGACCATGTTCAGCTTTGAGGAATGGAAGACAAGCAAGTTTGGAACTTCACAAGAGGGGAGAAAAGTAGCACATGTAGTATTAGATAGCCGATTTTGGAAGAATGTCTCCATATGCTTGAAAGCTGCTGCCCCTCTCATGGTTGTCTTAAGATTAGTGGACTCAGATGTAAAACCTGCAATGAGTTTCATTTATGAAGAGATGGACTGTGCAAAAGAGAAGATTAGGTCTaactttaacaatatcaaaaagag TTATGAAGAGGTTTGGAGAATAATTGATGCTCGATGGGATAATCAACTTCATAGGCCTTTGCATGCAGCTGCCTATTTTCTAAACCCTCATTTCCACTATGAACCTAACTTTAGATCTGATGATGGTGGAGAGGTGAAAGAAGGATTGTATTTTTGCATGAGAAGACTGATACCAGATAtggcagaaagaagaaaaattaatttacaaattgttgaatttcatAATGCTAGAGGCCTGTTTGGAATGGAAGATGCAAAAGAGTGTAGGAAAGAGTTAAATCCTGGGGAATGGTGGGACATGTTTGGTGATGGAACTCCAGAGTTGAAGAGATTTGCTATTCGAATTCTAAGCTTGACTTGTAGTTCTTCTGGATGTGAGCGTAATTGA
- the LOC108342576 gene encoding uncharacterized protein At4g06744-like: MILPKQFSVSTLRTLTFFLCLLLVGCQILETPSPLSDSIPLIPDILNFIDQRLALVFPIIQAFKNTITSDPLGITATWVGPDICNYTGFYCDNPPDNLTATTIASIDFNGFQLTAPTLDGFIDQLPDLALFHANSNKFSGTISPKIAGLKFLYELDLSNNLFSGLFPTSVINIPTLSFLDIRYNFFTGTVPPQIFMQTLDVLFLNNNNFMLTLPNNLGDTPVVYLTLANNKFTGPIPRSIRKASSTLIEVLLLNNLLTGCLPYDIGFLGNVTLFDVGANLLTGPIPWSFGCLKKVEQLNLARNLLYGQVPEVVCALGNLANLSLSYNYFTKVGPLCKRLIQRGVLDVRKNCIIGLPDQRSAKECMAFFSIPRSCPNPASFNIIPCQIHWTKPQERTKRHLLSYSAISRNRVLL, translated from the coding sequence ATGATTTTACCTAAGCAATTTTCAGTTTCAACACTCCGCACcttaacattttttctttgcCTTCTCTTAGTAGGTTGCCAAATCCTTGAAACCCCATCACCACTATCGGATTCAATCCCACTAATCCCTGACATTTTAAACTTCATAGACCAAAGACTTGCTCTGGTCTTCCCCATTATTCAAGCCTTCAAGAACACAATAACCTCAGATCCTTTGGGAATAACAGCAACATGGGTTGGTCCAGATATATGCAACTACACAGGCTTCTACTGTGACAACCCACCAGATAACCTCACTGCCACAACCATTGCTTCAATTGATTTCAATGGTTTCCAACTCACTGCTCCAACACTTGATGGCTTCATCGATCAACTCCCTGACCTGGCTCTTTTCCATGCAAACAGTAACAAATTTTCTGGCACCATATCGCCAAAAATAGCGGGACTCAAGTTTCTATACGAACTTGATTTAAGTAACAACTTGTTCTCCGGGTTATTTCCCACGTCGGTCATCAACATCCCCACCTTATCCTTTTTGGACATTAGGTACAACTTTTTCACCGGCACGGTTCCCCCACAGATTTTCATGCAGACATTAGATGTTCTTttcctcaacaacaacaatttcatGCTCACACTGCCCAACAATCTAGGAGACACACCCGTCGTTTATCTCACGTTGGCCAACAACAAATTCACCGGGCCCATTCCCCGGAGCATTAGAAAAGCCTCGTCCACGTTGATCGAAGTGCTGCTTTTGAACAACCTTTTAACTGGTTGTCTTCCCTACGACATCGGGTTCTTGGGAAACGTGACGTTGTTTGATGTTGGTGCGAACCTCTTAACTGGGCCAATACCTTGGTCCTTTGGGTGCTTGAAGAAAGTGGAGCAGCTGAACCTGGCAAGGAACCTTTTGTATGGACAGGTTCCGGAAGTGGTGTGTGCGTTGGGGAATTTGGCGAATCTTTCATTGTCTTACAATTATTTTACGAAAGTGGGACCTTTGTGCAAGAGGCTGATTCAAAGAGGGGTTCTGGATGTAAGGAAGAACTGTATTATTGGTCTTCCGGATCAGAGATCAGCGAAGGAATGCATGGCGTTTTTTTCGATTCCGAGGTCTTGTCCGAACCCTGCATCGTTTAATATCATACCGTGTCAAATTCATTGGACGAAACCGCAAGAGAGAACTAAGAGGCATTTGCTTTCATATTCTGCTATTTCCAGAAATAGAGTGCTTTTGTAA